A portion of the Candidatus Pristimantibacillus lignocellulolyticus genome contains these proteins:
- a CDS encoding DNA repair exonuclease: protein MAIPFRFIHAADLHIDSPFKGLTTVPAYVRESLLEATFLAFKRLIDTAIKQQVQFIVVSGDLFDESDRSLKAQLFLLQQYERLRKCQINIYIIHGNHDHLAGQTIPFPYPDNVYVFSSTEVTTKVVTNDDGAILAYVHGISYPTRHVMDNLAKEYKHEPEHGYHIGLYHGNVGNVSEHDPYAPCHLSDLLAHQYHYWALGHIHKRQVLHQSPYVVYPGNTQGRHRKESGDKGCYLVTVNEQHETTIHFLSLAPIRWLQIAIDVSSIENEAQFLATIEHHTSTLLAEQIECSILLSIELTGSGYIHELLQQTGNTRQMLTHIQSMYEDDSSSEWLYIYELQLHTQVQYDEALLRQEQSFIGDFLTYYEQLIVDPEQMKQLFAEAQQGLITHQGLSRYLRQTASTQDKVTLDETSQQAQLADAKQKVLEWLLLHQDQGVSI, encoded by the coding sequence ATGGCAATTCCATTTCGCTTTATTCATGCCGCTGATTTGCATATTGACAGCCCGTTTAAGGGACTAACAACCGTTCCAGCATATGTGAGGGAGTCGCTTCTTGAAGCGACCTTCCTTGCATTTAAACGACTAATTGATACTGCAATCAAGCAGCAGGTACAATTTATCGTCGTAAGTGGCGATTTGTTTGATGAAAGTGATCGTTCCCTGAAAGCGCAATTGTTTCTCTTACAACAATATGAACGACTAAGAAAGTGTCAGATTAACATTTATATTATTCATGGAAATCATGATCATCTTGCAGGTCAGACTATACCATTCCCGTATCCTGACAATGTTTATGTATTTTCTAGTACTGAGGTAACAACGAAGGTAGTCACGAATGATGATGGTGCTATTCTCGCGTACGTACACGGCATATCTTATCCAACTAGACATGTGATGGATAATCTAGCTAAGGAATATAAGCACGAGCCAGAGCACGGCTATCATATTGGACTATACCATGGTAATGTGGGCAATGTTAGTGAGCATGATCCGTATGCGCCCTGTCATTTGTCTGATTTATTGGCGCATCAATATCATTATTGGGCACTTGGTCATATCCATAAGCGTCAAGTGTTACACCAATCTCCATATGTTGTATATCCAGGAAACACGCAAGGCAGACATCGCAAAGAGAGTGGCGATAAAGGATGTTATCTCGTCACCGTTAACGAGCAGCACGAAACAACAATACATTTTCTATCGTTAGCACCGATTAGATGGCTTCAAATCGCCATTGATGTTTCATCCATTGAGAACGAAGCACAATTTCTTGCAACGATTGAGCACCACACGTCAACGCTGTTAGCAGAGCAAATAGAGTGCAGCATACTACTTTCAATTGAGCTAACAGGTAGTGGGTATATCCATGAGCTGTTACAACAAACGGGTAATACAAGGCAGATGCTGACGCATATTCAAAGCATGTACGAAGATGATTCGAGCAGTGAGTGGTTATATATATACGAATTGCAACTACATACCCAAGTACAATATGATGAAGCGTTACTTCGTCAGGAACAAAGTTTTATCGGTGACTTCTTAACGTATTATGAACAATTAATAGTAGATCCAGAGCAAATGAAACAGTTATTTGCTGAAGCACAACAAGGGTTAATAACCCATCAAGGATTGAGTCGATATTTACGTCAAACGGCATCGACACAAGACAAGGTAACATTAGACGAGACTTCACAACAGGCTCAGCTAGCTGATGCAAAGCAAAAAGTATTAGAATGGCTCCTTCTCCATCAAGATCAAGGAGTGAGTATATGA